A genomic segment from Barrientosiimonas humi encodes:
- a CDS encoding DUF2079 domain-containing protein: MTARPRIVGALAGLLATAWFFVLALARFNQAKATSYDLTIFSQAAAAWRRGELPRSFVRGPDTLLADHFSPATAVFAPVWALWPDPRALLLTQAVCLGLAVGIVVAVTHARLGPAAAGWVLLTALLGRMLVAGDIFDVHEVALAVPLMAVLGWALLEQRLTAAVLASLGLVLVKEDLGLTVVAAGAVWWWLRGRGRRALAEGALLVAIGVAGLALAVAVIAHFNGGGSSYLDYFTGGSGGALADHSARPTPGLHLDQRVLPVLLLTATAFVVGWRSPLILLALPTLAWRLLSSNASYWSVSFHYDLVLWPVAVLAAVDAVRRHRLAERAWLRPVAVLSGLAVMASGLTLLVDKGIDPRAAFSRSAELADLDRLMVGVPAGATVAAQNHLGPYLTPRFEVTMLGTGRPERVRYVVLAADRRPEFQAPPCARDQLLRDLRGQPGVMIRQVGDLVLADLGTSRPAGLRACSAG; encoded by the coding sequence GTGACCGCACGGCCGAGGATCGTCGGCGCCCTCGCCGGCCTCCTCGCGACCGCGTGGTTCTTCGTGCTCGCCCTGGCCCGGTTCAACCAGGCCAAGGCGACGTCGTACGACCTCACGATCTTCAGCCAGGCGGCCGCCGCCTGGCGCCGTGGCGAGCTGCCGCGCTCGTTCGTGCGCGGCCCCGACACCCTGCTCGCCGACCACTTCAGCCCCGCCACCGCGGTCTTCGCGCCGGTCTGGGCGCTCTGGCCCGACCCGCGTGCGCTGCTGCTCACCCAGGCGGTGTGCCTCGGCCTCGCCGTCGGGATCGTCGTCGCGGTGACCCATGCCCGGCTCGGCCCGGCCGCGGCCGGCTGGGTGCTGCTGACCGCGCTGCTCGGGCGGATGCTGGTCGCCGGCGACATCTTCGACGTGCACGAGGTGGCCCTCGCGGTGCCGCTGATGGCGGTGCTCGGGTGGGCCCTGCTGGAGCAGCGGCTGACCGCCGCCGTGCTCGCCTCGCTCGGGCTGGTGCTGGTCAAGGAGGACCTCGGGCTCACCGTCGTCGCCGCGGGCGCGGTCTGGTGGTGGCTGCGCGGCCGTGGCCGGCGGGCCCTCGCCGAGGGAGCGCTGCTCGTCGCGATCGGCGTCGCCGGGCTCGCGCTGGCCGTCGCGGTGATCGCCCACTTCAACGGCGGCGGCTCGTCCTATCTCGACTACTTCACCGGCGGCTCCGGCGGGGCGCTCGCCGACCACAGCGCCCGCCCGACCCCGGGCCTGCACCTCGACCAGCGCGTCCTGCCGGTGCTGCTGCTCACCGCGACCGCGTTCGTCGTGGGGTGGCGCTCGCCGCTGATCCTGCTGGCCCTGCCGACGCTGGCCTGGCGGCTGCTGTCGAGCAACGCGAGCTACTGGTCGGTGAGCTTCCACTACGACCTCGTGCTGTGGCCGGTCGCGGTCCTCGCCGCCGTCGATGCCGTACGCCGGCACCGGCTCGCCGAGCGAGCCTGGCTGCGGCCGGTGGCCGTGCTGAGCGGCCTGGCGGTGATGGCCTCGGGCCTCACCCTGCTCGTCGACAAGGGCATCGACCCGCGCGCGGCGTTCTCCCGGTCGGCCGAGCTGGCTGACCTCGACCGGCTCATGGTCGGGGTCCCGGCGGGCGCGACCGTCGCGGCGCAGAACCACCTCGGCCCCTACCTGACCCCACGGTTCGAGGTCACGATGCTCGGCACCGGCCGCCCCGAGCGGGTGCGCTACGTCGTGCTGGCTGCCGACCGGCGCCCGGAGTTCCAGGCGCCGCCGTGCGCCCGGGACCAGCTGCTGCGCGACCTGCGGGGGCAGCCGGGCGTGATGATCCGGCAGGTCGGCGACCTGGTGCTGGCCGACCTCGGCACCTCCCGCCCGGCAGGTCTGCGCGCCTGCTCCGCCGGCTAG